A stretch of the Ischnura elegans chromosome 13 unlocalized genomic scaffold, ioIscEleg1.1 SUPER_13_unloc_3, whole genome shotgun sequence genome encodes the following:
- the LOC124172871 gene encoding putative nuclease HARBI1, with translation MLAVMEGLFRSVVTLPTHQELEGIGLDFAAKAGSDTFSKCVGVIDGSHVRVFSPRGMNEAYINRKLFYSLQMQVLCIGSGKINDFYAGFPGSVHDARVLRHSSLYANAHYPPEGYFIIGDGGYPCRLRPIYLMVPFRAPQNRLETLFNHKLSKARIVVERVFGIMKTRWRCIFTKTLELRVAQAVKVITSCAVMHNICITAGDVLLDHDNMQQRNGLKVVEGDVHGEGFRERLVASL, from the exons ATGTTGGCGGTGATGGAGGGTTTATTTAGGAGTGTGGTTACACTGCCCACTCATCAGGAGCTGGAGGGAATCGGCCTTGATTTTGCGGCCAAAGCTGGCAGTGACACATTTTCGAAATGTGTTGGAGTCATTGATGGCAGCCATGTCAGGGTTTTCAGTCCTCGAGGCATGAACGAGGCgtatataaatagaaaattattttactcacTGCAGATGCAAGTGCTGTGCATAGGCAGTGGTAAGATTAATGACTTTTATGCCG GATTTCCTGGATCTGTGCATGATGCACGAGTGCTCAGGCATAGCTCTCTCTACGCCAATGCTCATTATCCTCCGGAAGGATACTTCATTATAGGTGATGGAGGGTATCCGTGTAGGCTGAGACCCATATACCTCATGGTGCCATTCCGTGCTCCTCAGAACCGACTGGAAACCCTTTTTAACCATAAATTGTCCAAGGCACGAATAGTAGTAGAAAGAGTGTTTGGAATAATGAAGACAAGGTGGAGGTGCATATTCACCAAGACGCTGGAGTTGAGGGTTGCCCAGGCAGTCAAAGTTATCACATCCTGTGCTGTGATGCATAATATATGCATTACAGCAGGGGATGTCCTTCTGGACCAT GACAACATGCAGCAGCGAAATGGGTTGAAGGTGGTAGAGGGCGATGTTCATGGGGAAGGTTTCAGGGAAAGGCTGGTTGCCTCATTGTAG